One Enterobacter asburiae genomic window, GGTGCTGACCCGAGTAAAGGTAAAGAACTGCTGGGCGCGCTGCGCCTCGTACAGCGCCGGGTGCGGCGTGCGATCGGGGAACACCAGCCCGTTAAGACAGAACTGCCGGTCGTTCGGCTTATCGCCAAAATCTCCGCCGTACGCCCAGAACGTATTGCCATCGTCGTCCCGTTTCGTCAGGGCCTGATCGACCCAGTCCCAGACAAACCCACCCTGCAGGCGAGGATGGCTGCGAAACGCCTGCCAGTATTTTGCAAACCCGCCGAAGCTATTTCCCATCGCGTGGGCGTATTCGCAGAGGATCAGCGGGCGCGTTTCATCCGGCATGCCGATCCATTTCTTGATTGACCATTTAGGCACTGCCGGGAACGGCTGATCCCAATCGACCCGGGCGTACATTGGACAAACAATATCGGTCGCCGCCGTGTTCGCGCCGCCGCCTTCATACTGCACAGGACGCGTCGGGTCGGTGGTTTTCAGCCAGCGGTACAGCGCCTCGTGATTCGCGCCGTGACCCGACTCATTGCCCAGGGACCAGATGATAATTGATGGGTGATTACGATCGCGCTGCACCATGCGGGTCACGCGCTCGCTCATGGCGGGCAGCCAGCGCGGATCGTCAGCAAGGCGGCTCATCGGTACCATGCCGTGCGTTTCGATATTGGCTTCGTCGACGACGTACAGCCCGTAGCGATCGCAAAGTCGGTACCACAGCGGATGGTTCGGGTAGTGCGAGCAGCGCACGGCGTTGAAGCTGTGCTGCTTCATGATTTCGATATCGCGACGCATGGTCGCTTCGTCCATCACCTGGCCGTTTTCCGGGTGATGCTCGTGCCGGTTAACCCCGCGGATCAGCAGCGGTTTACCGTTGAGCTTCAGCAGACCATTGCTGATGTCAACGCGGCGGAAGCCCACGTCGCACGCTTCTATCTCAAGCACCTCACCCTGCGAGTTAAGAAGCGCCATCGTCAGGCGATACAGCTCCGGCGTTTCCGCACTCCAGAGCGCAGGTGTCTCAACGGGGATTGTTACCGTTAAGCGCTCGGCCCAGCTGCCGCGCTCGTCAACAATGGCAGATCCCGGCTGTCGGGAGACGCTGGCGCATTTTTCCCCCTTGCGCCACAGGGTAAAGACCACCTCGCCGTCCGCAAAGCCAGCGCCTGCCAGCGTGACATCAACCTTCAGCACCGCGCGGTCCATCTCCGCATTCAGATCCGTAACGACGTGATAATCGGCAATCTGCGTCTCGGGTTTATGCAGCAAGGTCACATCGCGGAAGATACCGCTCATGCGCCACATGTCCTGATCTTCCAGATAGCTGCCGTCACACCAGCGCAATACCATGACCGCCAGGCGGTTCTGTCCGGGGCGTAGTGCCGCCGAGAGGTCAAATTCGGCGGGCAACCGGCTGTCCTGGGAATAGCCTATCCACTGTCCGTTGCACCACAGATGAAACGCCGAGTTCACGCCGTCAAAGATGATGCGGGTCTGCCCGCTCTGAAGCCAGGCGTCATCCACCTCAAATGTGAGCGAGTAACAACCGGTTGGGTTTTCCTGCGGCACAAAAGGTGGGTTAACGGGAATGGGATAGGTGACATTGGTATAGATGGGCGTGTCGAACCCCTGCATCTGCCAGTTAGACGGTACGGGCATCGCAACGGCATCCGCGCAATCTTCAGTTACCCATGCCTGAGGAACCTGCTCCGGCGCGGTAAAGTAGCTAAACCGCCATAGCCCGTTGAGAGTTTGCCTTCTGGCAGATCCGGCGTCATCTCTGGCCGAAGGCTCATTGCGCCAGCTGTGCAACGGCGCGTGTGCGGCCAGACGGTTCCACTGGGTAACTACGGGGTTTTCCCAGTCCCGACGGGCCAGGAGGGCGCTGAGGGTCAGCGAGGGAGTGTCAGACATGTTAACCTCTTTGCGAAGCGCTCACAATTTTGGTTAACATGCCCTGGCACTCTGCGACGGTAAAGCACGCGATCGCAGGGTAGCGAGTCAGATCACAAAAGTCTTATTTACGGGCAAGCTGCTCGGCCAGGAGTGCCAGGCTTCTGAGCTGCTGCGCCAGATCCTCGCGTTCGGCCTGCTGCGGGTTGCGGCGCGCGCTGGAATGGCGGGTAACCAGCGTCACCGGCAGCTGAACCTGCCAGCACGCCTCGTCCCCGGAGGGGGCCAGCAGCCACTCAACGCTGCGTTCGCCCGCCTCGCGAAACGCCTGGCGAATGGTCGTCAGCGGCGGAGAAAACCAGGCGCTGTCAGCCGTATCATCAAACCCAACCACCGATATCTGGCCCGGAACCGCTACCCCTTTTTCCGCGCAGGCGCGCATCACCCCGAGCGCCATTTGATCGTTCGCCACCAGAATCGCGTCCGGTAATGTCGCCGCAGACAGCAGCAGATGTCCCTTCTCATATCCGCTGGCCGCGCTCCAGTCACCGCAGGCCACCGCAGCGGCTTCCAGCCCCGCGAATGCCAGGGCGGCTTTCCATCCCGCCAGGCGCGCCCGTGCAGAGACCGAGCTTTCCGGCCCGCTCAGCAGGGCAATACGCTGATGCCCCAGCGAAAGCAGATGCTCAACGCCCAGATGCGCCCCCTGCTCGGCGTTAAACACGAGGCTGTGTACCTGCGCTGAGGGTGATACATCGAGGAACAGCACCGGAACAGGCGACGCCAGTGCCCTGAGCTCTTCGGCGTGAGGATCGTCCAGCGGCACATTCACCAGCAGCGCCTCCACCCGCTGTGCCAGCAGCGCCTGAAGCGCGGCCTGACACTGCCGGGGTTGCTCCACCATGGAGATAAGGACGCTCGCCCCCTGTTCCGCCGCGCGCGATTTTACCGCCGACACAATTTGTGATGGCGCGTGCAGGGCCAGGTCGGTAGTGATGAGGCCCAGCGTACGGGTGCGTTTACCCGCCAGCTGCTGTGCCCGTAGGTTTGGAACGTAGTGCAACTCCGCCATCGCCTGCTGCACCTTTTCTCGCGTGCGGGCAGACACATGTTCCGCGTTGTTAATGACGCGGGAAACGGTCTGATAAGAAACCCCCGCAAGGAGGGCGACATCATAGAGAGTGATAGCTTTCATACATTCTGGCATCGCGTTTAACGTGCCCCTATTCTGGCACAGGGACGCCGTTAAAACATGTGAGCGCTTCGCAAAATTAAACAACCCGCTCCGGCCGGGGGATTTCCGCAATGCGCGGCTTCTGGCGGAACCAGGGCAGACAGAGCTGAATAAGCGGGCCAATGGTCAGGGCATACAGTACGGTTCCCACACCAAACGTGCCGCCAAGCACGCACCCAATCAGCAGGACGGAGACCTCAATTGAGGTGCGCACGCTGCGAATGGACCACCCCAGACGGGCATGAATGCCGGTCATCAGGCCGTCGCGCGGACCGGGCCCGAAGCCGGCGCCAATGTACATGCTGGTCGCAATCGCGTTCATCACGATGCCCGACACCAGGAAAGCGATTCGCACGGGTAACGAATCCAGTTCCGGGATAAGCGCCATGCTGGCGTCCGCCGCCAGGCCGATACAAATCACGTTGCTGATCGTGCCAAGGCCCGGCATCTGGCGCAGCGGGATCCACAGTAGCAGCACCGCAGCACCGACTAAAATAATTACCGTCCCGATAGTCATCCCCAGCTGCATCCCCACCCCAAGGTGAAAAACATCCCAGGGATCGACACCCAAATCGGAGCGAATAAACATTGCGGTGGAAAGGCCATACAGTCCTAAACCGACATAGAGTTGTAGCAGACGACGTACCATTTTTATCTTCTCCAGTGAACCAGGCTTTCATCCTGACCTAAAATGGCACTATGATTAATGTCCAGTTTTCAAATAGTGGACTGCATATGTCATCACGTCGCTTCGGAAGCCAGTCTCTGGTACGCCTTTTAGGCCACTGGCAGCAAGCCTCATCCCGCACCCCGCTCTGGCGACAGTTGGCCGACGCGCTGCGTCTGTTAATCCTTGATGGGCGTCTGGCTTTGAATACGCGTCTACCGGGCGAGCGTGAGCTGGCCTCCGCGCTGGACGTGAGCCGGACCACCATCAGCAGCGCCCTCGCCCACCTGCGCGAGGAGGGTTACCTTGAAAGCCGCCACGGCAGCGGGTCACGCGTGCTCCTCCCGGATACGCGCGCCGTTCCCACCCTTTCAGCGGCAAGTGCCGCACTGGATCTCTCCACTGCCGCACTCAATGCCGGGCCGGAGATCCATCAGGCTTATGCCCATGCGCTCACGGCCATTACGCAGCATCTCTCGCTGACGGGCTACGATCAGCTTGGGCTGCCGACGCTGCGGGAGGCCATCGCTGCGCGCTATACCGCGCGGGGGCTTCCCACCCGCGCAGACGAAGTGATGGTGGTCAATGGCGCCGTCAGCGGCTTTGCGCTGGTACTGCGGATGATGACCGGGCCGGGGGACCGCGTCGTGGTCGATCACCCCACCTACCCGCTGGCGATTGCCGCTATTCAGGGCGCGCAGTGTCGGCCCGTGGGGGTGTCGCTGCCGGAAACCGGCTGGGATACGGATGGCTTCGCGGCAACGCTTGCCCAGACGGCGCCGCGCCTGGCGTATCTGATGCCTGATTTTCATAACCCCACCGGGCGCTGTATGGATATCGCCACCCGTCGGGCCATCACGGATATCGCTGCCCAAACCCGCACGGCGCTGGTGGTGGATGAAACGATGGTGGATCTCTGGTTTGATGCGCCTCCCCCGCCACCGCTGGCCGCCTTTAACCCGCAGGCCACCGTCATCACCTTAGGCTCTGCCGGAAAAAGCTTCTGGGGAGGGCTGCGTCTCGGCTGGATCCGCGCCTCCTCGCGCACTATCGCCACGCTTGCCCAGACGCGGGATACACTGGATTTAGGCTCGCCGCTGCTGGAACAGCTGGCGATGGAGTGGCTCATTAACAACAGCGAGACGTTTCTGCCCGCACGCCGGAAGATGCTGGCGGAACGACGCGATCGATGCGGTGAACTGTTGCGCGAACATTTCCCGGACTGGAAATTCCATGAAGCGGAAGGCGGGCTCTCTTACTGGATAGAGCTCCCGGGCATGCTGGCGACACAGCTTGCCGCGCGGGCTGAGATTCTGGGGATCAACCTGGGGACCGGTACGCGGTTTGGTTTATCCGGCGCGTTTGACCGTTATTTGCGGATGCCCTTCTCGCTCGAATCGACAGAGCTTGAGCAGGCGTTGCTGAGGATCAAACCGCTATGGCTCGCCCTGAATAAAAACGTGCCATCGTTAAAACGCAGCGTGATCTAATATTAAAATTTTTGAAGCAGATCATAAAAAATAAAAACTGCTGACTGTCACGGAGGCAGTCAGCAGTTTTCACCGGTCAGGAGTTAATGCTGAGCAGGAATAGGAAAACCTTTCAGTGAAATAACGAAGCTTTCACCGTCTTTCTTTATTTTTGCGCCGGTATCACACCAGTCAGACGCAATACGAAAGAACTCATCACTTCCGACATTCCAGCCAAGACGTACATGCTTCACGTAGCCTGAACGCAACAGATCGCAGGCCTCTTTGTAGTCACTGGCAGTTGACAGTTGTTGTTTCATTTTCTCTTCTTCAGAAGTTTGCGTAGAGCTTTGATTTCTTTAGGAGTAAAAGGAGAAACACTCTCTTCTTCCGTATGCTGATTATCAATATCCTCTTCCGATACTCCCGCCTCTTCTACTGCTTCGAACGCCAGCAGCAGCAGTTTCTCTGTCGTCACGCTTAAATTCTCGTTATTGACTTCCGCATAGTGGCGAAGCCTTTCTTTTAGCGCGTCATCAATCTTAACGTTTAATACCGCTGTAGCCATGTTTGTCACTTCCCTTCGGAACAAGTACTTTATTTAATACACGAAGTTAACAATGTTATCCAGATATATATTTTTTCGAGTTATGGAAGAAAATAACCGTCCAATTATAAAATGACAGCCTATTATTACAGGTTTATGACAATAATATTTCAGTACAATGAAATATATATTACACGATATAGGCACAATCTTATTGTGGAATAACTTTTCAAGTGGAGAGGTGAAGCAGGAAGATCTTATGAGGGCAGAAATGGGTGGGGGCCCTGCCAGCTACATCCCGGCACACACGTCGTCTGCCCTGGCTGCTTCCTTCCGGACCTGACCTGGTGAACAGAGTAGCGTTGCGGGAGAACCAACAGAGCCCCCATTGAGAGCGTTGATAACCAACGCGCTGGCGCATTATCCCTGTGCTAAAGCCCAATTGCAAGCGACCAGGAACCGGATGCTGGTTTCTTGCGCAAACAGGCGCAGCAATCATGAAGATCTTCGTTTACCATAGCTTACCAGAAACTCCCCACAGGTGAAGGTATGGACGAACACGACTCCTTTCCACAGCGCGTATGGCAAATCGTGGCCTCAATCCCGGAAGGCTACGTCACCACCTATGGTGATGTCGCACGCCTGGCCGGTTCCCCGCGCGCGGCACGACAGGTTGGCGGCGTCCTGAAACGGCTGCCGGAAGGAAGTACGTTGCCCTGGCATCGGGTGGTGAATCGTCATGGCGCCATTTCGCTCAGCGGGCCGGATCTCCAGCGTCAGCGTCAGGCGTTACTTTCAGAAGGGGTGCAGGTGTCAGGGTCGGGTCAGATCGATTTGCAGAAATTCCGCTGGGAATATTAACCCCTCTCCCGGAGGAGAGGGGCAATGCAAACATTACATCTGAGTCGGTGGGGTTGGCAGGGACGGCTGATTGGTCTGCGGTGCGACCGGTACTTCGGTCTGCTGCACCGGCACCAGGTTCAGGTCGACTTTAGTCCCGCCGTTGTTAATCGCTTCCTGGACCGTATCGGTGATAAAGACCAGCTTACCGTTGATGGTTACCGCTGCGCTCAGCAGGATACGGGCGTTAGGCTGCACGTCCGACGGGTTATACGGCAACACGAAGCTAAACGGCGCCTGCTTGCCTTCAGTACGAACGGCGCGCTGAGCCACGACTTTCGACGGCGCGTCGGCCAGAGAAGCATCAGACAGCGTCACGGTTAATACCGCATCCGGCGGCAGCGCAACTTTCTGTTTAATCCAGATGGTACCGGAAACGTTAGGCTGCTGAATGGATTGCTGCGAAAGGGTATTAATCCCGTTCGGGTCTGCTGCTGGCACTGGCACCTGGGCGCTCTTACCGGCACAGGCGGACAACGCCACCGCAATAGCTACACCACTTAGCATGGGCACGAGTTTCATTGAAGTCTCCTTATCAATGCACCAGCGGGATCGATCCCATCCGATGTCGTTTCAATCACATAACGTATTTAAGTGTGGCACAGATCACCGATTTATGCCTGAAAACATGCCGATATTCAGATTATTCTACCCATCGGACCACTTTCATTTCTGCGTTATACTCTGCCTATCTTTCGCTACGGCGTTTATTGAGGACAACTATGAGTCAGGCACTGAACAATCTGCTGACATTACTGAATCTGGAAAAAATTGAGGAAGGACTCTTTCGCGGACAGAGCGAAGATCTCGGCTTACGCCAGGTCTTCGGGGGGCAAGTCGTTGGACAAGCGCTGTACGCTGCAAAGGAGACTGTCCCGGCAGACCGTCTGGTGCATTCGTTCCACAGCTATTTCTTACGCCCTGGCGATAGCGCGAAACCGATCGTGTATGACGTTGAGGTCCTGAGAGACGGCAACAGCTTCAGCGCTCGCCGCGTAGCGGCCATTCAGAACGGCAAGCCAATCTTTTACATGACCGCCTCTTTCCAGGCGCCGGAACCCGGCTACGAGCATCAAAAAGTGATGCCGCCGGCACCCGCGCCAGACGATCTCAAATCAGAGACCGATATCGCCCGTGCGCTGGCGCATCTGCTTCCGCCGCAGGTCAAAGAGAAGTTTCTCTGCGATAAACCGCTGGAGATCCGCCCGGTTGAGTTCCATAACCCGATGAAAGGCCACCCCGCAGAGCCAAAGCGCCAGGTCTGGATCCGGGCTAACGGCACCGTGGCTGAGGACTTCCGCGTTCATCAGTATCTGCTGGGCTATGCGTCAGATTTCAACTTCCTGCCGGTGGCGCTGCAGCCGCACGGCGTCGGGTTCCTTGAAAAAGGGATGCAGGTCGCGACGATCGATCACTCCATGTGGTTCCACCGTCCCTTCAACATGAATGAGTGGCTGCTCTACAGCGTGGAGAGTACGTCAGCGTCGAGCGCTCGCGGATTTGTGCGCGGGGAGTTTTATACCCAGGACGGCGTGCTGGTGGCTTCTACGGTGCAGGAAGGGGTGATGCGTAACCGAGGTTGATGTTGTGCGGCCTGATGCCCTCACCCTGCCCCTCTCCCACGGGGAGAGGGAATACACACTAAAAACGGCAACCTAAGGTTGCCGTTTTGCTGTTTATTACGCGTTATACGCATTCTCGCCGTGGCTGTTGACGTCCAGACCTTCGCGTTCCTGCTCTTCAGGGACACGCAGACCGACCGTCATGTCCGCCAGTTTGTAGCCAATGAAAGCAACAACGGCAGACCACACAACGGTGAGAGCAATACTTTCCAGCTGTACCAGCAGCTGATGAACCATGGTGACGCCTTCAGCGTAGCCTACACCGCCCAGCGATTTGGCAGCAAAGATACCGGTCATGATACAGCCGACGATGCCGCACACGCCGTGCACGCCAAACACATCGCATGGGTCGTCAACGCGCAGCACGCGTTTCAGTGCGGTAACGCCCCACAGACCCGCCAGACCGGACACCAGGCCGACCAGCAGCGCACCGCCTACGCCGACATAACCACACGCCGGGGTGATGCCAACCAGACCGGCAATGGCACCCGAACAGGCACCCAGCAGAGAAGGTTTACCGCGTACCGCCCACTCGCCAAACACCCAGGAGAGGATTGCACCCGCCGTGGCCACAACGGTGTTCACGAAGGCCAGCGCGGCGATTTCGTTTGCTGCACTCGCTGAGCCGGCGTTGAAGCCAAACCAGCCAAAGTAGAGGATAGCCGTACCGGTAAACACCATCGGCAGGTTGTGCGGTTTAAACGCTTCTTTACCAAAGCCCACGCGTTTGCCAATCAGGTATGCGCCAACCAGACCCGCTACCGCGGCGTTGATGTGTACAACGGTACCGCCCGCGAAGTCCAGCGCACCATGCGTTGCCAGCAGACCGCCACCCCAGACCATGTGCGCAATCGGCACATAGGAGAGCGTCAGCCAGACCACCACGAAGATCAGGACGGCAGAGAAACGAATACGCTCGGCGAGCGCGCCCACAATCAGCCCGACGGTAATACAGGCGAAGGAGCCCTGGAACGCAACGTGGATATACTGATAGAAACTGCCCATCAGCGCGGTCAGCTCAATATTTTTCAGCATCACCCAGTCGAAGTTACCAAAGAACGCGTTGCCCGTGCCGAACGCCAGCGAGTAACCGTAAACCACCCACAGCACGCAGACCAGTGCGAACGTCACGGCAACCTGCGTCAGCATGGAGAGAACGTTTTTGCCACGGATCAGGCCGCCGTAGAACAGCGCAATGCCCGGAATGGACATGAACAGCACCAGCGCGGTGCTGATCATCATAAAGGCGTTATCGGCTTTGTCGACCACCGCAGGGGTAGCAGCCAGCGCCAGGCCCGGCAGCAGTGCCAGCGAACCCAGACCCGTTTTGAGTGTTGCTATCTTCATTTTCTCGATCCCTATCACTGTGTGCCAGGAGTTACTTACAGAGCCGCTTCGTCAGATTCGCCGGTACGAATGCGAATGACGCGCTGCAGTTCGGCAACGAAAATTTTGCCGTCGCCAATTTTGCCGGTATAGGCCGCTTTGCTAATGACATCAATGACTTCATCAAGCTGATCGTCAGCAATCGCGACATCAATTTTTACTTTTGGCAGGAAGTTAACGCTGTATTCCGCCCCGCGATAAAGCTCGGCATGACCCTTCTGACGACCAAAGCCTTTCACTTCGGTGACAGTCAGTCCCTGAATACCCATTGAAGACAACGCTTCACGCACGTCTTCGAGTTTGAATGGTTTGATTACAACCGTAACCAGCTTCATAGATCCCCTCCAGTCAGAATTCGGTAATGGCCGTAGCTTACGCAGAAGGTATTGCAAGGGGTGTGCCAGAAATGAAAACGAGGGGGAACAGCGGTGCGATGAGCGTTACACGGTTCTGTTAAACGCGCAGGTGAAAAAAAACGCACCATGCCGGTGCAGGGTGCGTTTCAGTTTTGCACCAACAGGAATGACTGTTAGCGCGGCGCCTCATTTTAGTGCATCAGGCGCTAAGCGACTCTTCATCACGCACGCTGGCCGCCAGCTCCTCGCCCGCCAGCTGCAGCTGGTACATCTGCCAGTAGCGCCCTTTTGCTTCCAGCAGTTCACGGTGCGTACCGCGTTCAACGGCCTGTCCGCGATGCAGCACCAGAATAGTGTCCGCTTCGACGATGGTGGAAAGACGGTGGGCAATCACCACCAGCGTCGTATGGTCGCGTACCGCGTCCAGCGCCTGCTGGATGGCCTGCTCGGTGCCGGAGTCAATACTGGCCGTCGCTTCATCCAGAATCAGTATCTGCGGCGTTTCAATCAGCACCCGCGCCAGCGCCAGGAGCTGCTTTTGCCCGACGGAGAGATTGTTCCCCTGCTCGCCCAGTTTGGTATTGATCCCATCGCTAAACCCGCGCGCCAGCTCTGCCAGCTGCACTTTTTCCAGCACGTCCCAGACCTGCTCCTGGGTGTAGTCTCGCCCCAGGGTCACGTTGGCGTAGAAGGTATCGGCCAGCACGACCGGATCCTGCTGCACCATCGCAACGCCTTTGCGTAACACTGTATGGCTGAGAGACGCGAGCGGGCGTCCGTCGAGACGGATTTCACCTTCCGTGACCGGGTAATAGCCCATCAACAGGCTGGCAAGCGTGCTCTTACCGCTGCCGGTATGCCCCACCAGTGCCACGAAACCGCGTGATGGAACGTCAAGCGTGATGTCCTGCAACACCAGCCGGTCTTCGCGATAGGCAAACGAGACGTTATCAAAGGCGATAGTCCCGCTTTGCAGAGGTCGCTCGTCATTGCCGTAGGCCTGGCGTGGCCTGTCCATTAACTCAAACACGCGCTCACCGGCAACCACCGCCTGTTGCAGCATCGATTGCTGGGTGGTGAGTTCGATCAGCGGCTCGTTAAGGCGTCCCAGATAGCTAATAAAGGCGTACAGCACGCCCACTTCGATCGTACCGTTTGAGCTCAGGCCAAAGAGCATCAGCAGCCCGCAAAGCACCAGCGCAGAGAAAAGGCTGAGCAGCGGACGCAGCAGGAAACCGTCGAGGCGCAGCGTCTGCATACGCGCCATGTAGTGCGAACGGCTGGCTTCGCCCATGCGCTCGCCAAAGCGCGCCTGCTGGCGGAACTGCTGGATGACGCTCATGCCGTTGATCACTTCGTTGAAGCCATCGTTGATGTCGGCCAGATAAGCGCGCACCCGACGCACAATCGGCGTGCTGTAGCGCTGGTAAATG contains:
- a CDS encoding SmdB family multidrug efflux ABC transporter permease/ATP-binding protein, translating into MRKLGTMWPTLKRLLAYGSPWRKPLSVAVLLLWIAAIAEVSGPLLISYFIDNMVAKSYLPLGLVAGLGVAYVGLQLTAAGLHYAQSLLFNRAAVGVVQQLRTDVMDAALRQPLSEFDIQPVGQVISRVTNDTEVIRDLYVTVVATVLRSAALIGAMLVAMFSLDWRMALVAITIFPAVLIVMIIYQRYSTPIVRRVRAYLADINDGFNEVINGMSVIQQFRQQARFGERMGEASRSHYMARMQTLRLDGFLLRPLLSLFSALVLCGLLMLFGLSSNGTIEVGVLYAFISYLGRLNEPLIELTTQQSMLQQAVVAGERVFELMDRPRQAYGNDERPLQSGTIAFDNVSFAYREDRLVLQDITLDVPSRGFVALVGHTGSGKSTLASLLMGYYPVTEGEIRLDGRPLASLSHTVLRKGVAMVQQDPVVLADTFYANVTLGRDYTQEQVWDVLEKVQLAELARGFSDGINTKLGEQGNNLSVGQKQLLALARVLIETPQILILDEATASIDSGTEQAIQQALDAVRDHTTLVVIAHRLSTIVEADTILVLHRGQAVERGTHRELLEAKGRYWQMYQLQLAGEELAASVRDEESLSA
- the yczE gene encoding membrane protein YczE, with protein sequence MVRRLLQLYVGLGLYGLSTAMFIRSDLGVDPWDVFHLGVGMQLGMTIGTVIILVGAAVLLLWIPLRQMPGLGTISNVICIGLAADASMALIPELDSLPVRIAFLVSGIVMNAIATSMYIGAGFGPGPRDGLMTGIHARLGWSIRSVRTSIEVSVLLIGCVLGGTFGVGTVLYALTIGPLIQLCLPWFRQKPRIAEIPRPERVV
- the amtB gene encoding ammonium transporter AmtB, which gives rise to MKIATLKTGLGSLALLPGLALAATPAVVDKADNAFMMISTALVLFMSIPGIALFYGGLIRGKNVLSMLTQVAVTFALVCVLWVVYGYSLAFGTGNAFFGNFDWVMLKNIELTALMGSFYQYIHVAFQGSFACITVGLIVGALAERIRFSAVLIFVVVWLTLSYVPIAHMVWGGGLLATHGALDFAGGTVVHINAAVAGLVGAYLIGKRVGFGKEAFKPHNLPMVFTGTAILYFGWFGFNAGSASAANEIAALAFVNTVVATAGAILSWVFGEWAVRGKPSLLGACSGAIAGLVGITPACGYVGVGGALLVGLVSGLAGLWGVTALKRVLRVDDPCDVFGVHGVCGIVGCIMTGIFAAKSLGGVGYAEGVTMVHQLLVQLESIALTVVWSAVVAFIGYKLADMTVGLRVPEEQEREGLDVNSHGENAYNA
- the tesB gene encoding acyl-CoA thioesterase II, encoding MSQALNNLLTLLNLEKIEEGLFRGQSEDLGLRQVFGGQVVGQALYAAKETVPADRLVHSFHSYFLRPGDSAKPIVYDVEVLRDGNSFSARRVAAIQNGKPIFYMTASFQAPEPGYEHQKVMPPAPAPDDLKSETDIARALAHLLPPQVKEKFLCDKPLEIRPVEFHNPMKGHPAEPKRQVWIRANGTVAEDFRVHQYLLGYASDFNFLPVALQPHGVGFLEKGMQVATIDHSMWFHRPFNMNEWLLYSVESTSASSARGFVRGEFYTQDGVLVASTVQEGVMRNRG
- a CDS encoding YbaY family lipoprotein, whose product is MKLVPMLSGVAIAVALSACAGKSAQVPVPAADPNGINTLSQQSIQQPNVSGTIWIKQKVALPPDAVLTVTLSDASLADAPSKVVAQRAVRTEGKQAPFSFVLPYNPSDVQPNARILLSAAVTINGKLVFITDTVQEAINNGGTKVDLNLVPVQQTEVPVAPQTNQPSLPTPPTQM
- the yczR gene encoding MocR-like transcription factor YczR, whose amino-acid sequence is MSSRRFGSQSLVRLLGHWQQASSRTPLWRQLADALRLLILDGRLALNTRLPGERELASALDVSRTTISSALAHLREEGYLESRHGSGSRVLLPDTRAVPTLSAASAALDLSTAALNAGPEIHQAYAHALTAITQHLSLTGYDQLGLPTLREAIAARYTARGLPTRADEVMVVNGAVSGFALVLRMMTGPGDRVVVDHPTYPLAIAAIQGAQCRPVGVSLPETGWDTDGFAATLAQTAPRLAYLMPDFHNPTGRCMDIATRRAITDIAAQTRTALVVDETMVDLWFDAPPPPPLAAFNPQATVITLGSAGKSFWGGLRLGWIRASSRTIATLAQTRDTLDLGSPLLEQLAMEWLINNSETFLPARRKMLAERRDRCGELLREHFPDWKFHEAEGGLSYWIELPGMLATQLAARAEILGINLGTGTRFGLSGAFDRYLRMPFSLESTELEQALLRIKPLWLALNKNVPSLKRSVI
- the glnK gene encoding P-II family nitrogen regulator, whose protein sequence is MKLVTVVIKPFKLEDVREALSSMGIQGLTVTEVKGFGRQKGHAELYRGAEYSVNFLPKVKIDVAIADDQLDEVIDVISKAAYTGKIGDGKIFVAELQRVIRIRTGESDEAAL
- a CDS encoding LacI family DNA-binding transcriptional regulator, with translation MKAITLYDVALLAGVSYQTVSRVINNAEHVSARTREKVQQAMAELHYVPNLRAQQLAGKRTRTLGLITTDLALHAPSQIVSAVKSRAAEQGASVLISMVEQPRQCQAALQALLAQRVEALLVNVPLDDPHAEELRALASPVPVLFLDVSPSAQVHSLVFNAEQGAHLGVEHLLSLGHQRIALLSGPESSVSARARLAGWKAALAFAGLEAAAVACGDWSAASGYEKGHLLLSAATLPDAILVANDQMALGVMRACAEKGVAVPGQISVVGFDDTADSAWFSPPLTTIRQAFREAGERSVEWLLAPSGDEACWQVQLPVTLVTRHSSARRNPQQAEREDLAQQLRSLALLAEQLARK
- a CDS encoding beta-galactosidase; the protein is MSDTPSLTLSALLARRDWENPVVTQWNRLAAHAPLHSWRNEPSARDDAGSARRQTLNGLWRFSYFTAPEQVPQAWVTEDCADAVAMPVPSNWQMQGFDTPIYTNVTYPIPVNPPFVPQENPTGCYSLTFEVDDAWLQSGQTRIIFDGVNSAFHLWCNGQWIGYSQDSRLPAEFDLSAALRPGQNRLAVMVLRWCDGSYLEDQDMWRMSGIFRDVTLLHKPETQIADYHVVTDLNAEMDRAVLKVDVTLAGAGFADGEVVFTLWRKGEKCASVSRQPGSAIVDERGSWAERLTVTIPVETPALWSAETPELYRLTMALLNSQGEVLEIEACDVGFRRVDISNGLLKLNGKPLLIRGVNRHEHHPENGQVMDEATMRRDIEIMKQHSFNAVRCSHYPNHPLWYRLCDRYGLYVVDEANIETHGMVPMSRLADDPRWLPAMSERVTRMVQRDRNHPSIIIWSLGNESGHGANHEALYRWLKTTDPTRPVQYEGGGANTAATDIVCPMYARVDWDQPFPAVPKWSIKKWIGMPDETRPLILCEYAHAMGNSFGGFAKYWQAFRSHPRLQGGFVWDWVDQALTKRDDDGNTFWAYGGDFGDKPNDRQFCLNGLVFPDRTPHPALYEAQRAQQFFTFTRVSTSPLVIEVQSGYLFRHTDNEVLNWTVARDGDVLAAGEVTLAMAPEGTQRLEIALPELNAGPGEVWLNVEVRQPRATPWSPADHRCAWEQWPLPAPLFIAPPAAAGEPPVLTQSDRILEIVHRQQRWQFDRASGNLTQWWRNGVEKLLSPLTDNVSRAPLDNDIGVSEATKIDPNAWVERWKAAGMYDLTPRVLYCEAEQHAGEVVVTTQHVLEYRGKALFLSRKVWRIDEQGVLHGDIQVDMASDIPEPARIGLSVHLAETPENVRWLGLGPHENYPDRKLAAQQGRWTLPLEAMHTPYIFPTENGLRCDTRELVVGMHQLNGHFHFSVSRYSQQQLRETTHHHLLREEPGCWLNLDAFHMGVGGDDSWSPSVSPEFILQTRQLRYTFSWQQNP
- a CDS encoding MGMT family protein, with translation MDEHDSFPQRVWQIVASIPEGYVTTYGDVARLAGSPRAARQVGGVLKRLPEGSTLPWHRVVNRHGAISLSGPDLQRQRQALLSEGVQVSGSGQIDLQKFRWEY